The stretch of DNA TCAGACATAAACAGGAAAAATctaacaaacaggaaaatcatacaaaccaagaaaaaaaatcgaccaggcgaggaggaggaagtccAGGCGAGGAGAacgagagccgggcgaggaggagagcgaggcGGGTGGAGGGCcatgcagggaggaggagagggtccagccgtcattggggcatctgaaagagttacactccacagggggagtgggacagggaaaAACATGTGAATGGCATTGCTGAaaagacataaataaaacaagaaacagATTGGAAAATGCAGATTAATTGGCTGTTGTGATTTTATGCTTAAAACAACAAGCTATCCCTTCATGATCACTGAAGTAAGTTGGTACCACAAATGTGTCAACTTCAAACTGAGAGGACTTTAAGTACATGTGATCAATTAAAGTGCCTGTTTCTGTAGTGGGAGAGATGACACATTGAACAAATCCCTTTTTTTGCATGAAATTGCAAAGACTGGAAGATTTCAATATGTCATCATTAAAGTCCCCTACGATTGCAATGTGATTGTAATTTGAGTCAAGCCAATTCACCAGTGTGTTTAAATTTTGTTTGAATACAGTCATTGGATATGATGTGGGGCGGTAAATGACAGCAATGAGAATGTCATGTTCAGTGAAATGTTTAGCCAAACATTCCAGATTAGTGTTTTGTAATGACACAGTGTCGTAGGAATAACCGTCTTGACAATAGATTCCAACTCCACCATGTTCCTGTGTGCGCAAATTGACCAGTGCAGGGTGACGGCTGCTTTGATATGCCAAACTGCGGGTTTGACTGTGGAAATGATATCCTGCAATGCTATTGGATTGGTGGTGTGAGCGTTCAGTGAGCCAAGTTTCTGTAACGGCAATGCAGTGGGGATGGAATTTCTGCATACATGACTGTAAGTCAGACACATGTTGCGGAAGTCCTTGCACATTCATGAAAAACAAGTTGAATACTTGTGTTTCATGTATGTCCAATGACGGCCCTGTGAACATGAAGGGAAGCATTGTGTCTAATGCCGGTCTGACCTTACTGTTGCAGTAGATTTTCTTTGGTTGGAATTTTTGAATGATGAGACCTTCTAAACTCCTGACACGGCTCAAGGCGACATAAGCTTGACCTGCTGTAAAAGTTTGCTCTAGACACACCACAGCTGCATCAACAGTAAGACCCTGTACCTTGTGCACCGTGCAAGCCCATGCCAATTTAAGGGGGAACTGACGACGCTTTTCCCCCTTTTTATTAGCTTGATCTTCCACTGGCTCTATGCGTGTAGAACCAGTCAGGCCCGGTGGAGTGACAGTGCGGCTTCTTTTTTGTGCTCCAATTTTGTCGTCGTCAAATTTCACGTAAATGGCCAGTGGGAGCCTTCTGTTTGGTGGATTGTCTATGTGAGTGACGGTCCCACATATTCCATTCACCAGTCCATCGGCTACATCCACGTTTTTAATTAGCATGACCCGTGCATTGACGCCAACAGGCAATTCATCGAGTAGCGAGGTATGCTTTGTTTTAACAACCCCGTCTGTGAATTCAATGAGTTTGCCAGTTTTTTTACTGTAGCTGTAATCTTGAGCTGTGACGGTGATGTAATCTGGGCAGATGCGTTGGACCTGTTCCAAGTTGTGGTACTGAACCTGCGGGTTAGTGGGGAAGATGTGTAGGGCAGTGGATGTTTGTCCTGTGACACGACTTTGTAAAATGGCTTCATCTTCTGGGAGCAGAGGGGTGTCTCTTGACCGGGTTCTTAGGCGATTGAGTAGATCAGCAAAGGTGGTATCTTGCTGCCTTACAACCGTTGTCAGCTCTGCGATGTGAAACAATTCTTGCCAAAGATTATAGCCAACCCGTGTGTCATACAAAGGTTTACCTTTAACCGGAGGTAATTGGTAGAAGTCTCCGACTGCAATAACGCTAACGTTTCCAAATGGGGAATCATCGGTTTGTTTGATCTGCCGTAATCTACCGTGAATGTAAAGCAGCAAGTTGTGGGAGACCATAGAAACTTCATCTATGATCAGAATGTGAACATCCTGGAACTGAACTCTCAGAGTATTAATTTTCTCTTCACCCAGCGGAACATACGGGAGCCGGCAGTCCATGCCTATGCTAAATGAGGAGTGAATGGTTGCAGCCTTTAGATTATATGCTGCTATTCCAGTAGGTGCAGTTAGCAAAACGCTAACACCATCTGGAGTAGAGCATAAAGGTGCCAAAAGTCTTGTCGCTTCGTATTGTATTGCTCTAATGAGATGGCTTTTTCCAGTGCCTGCTCCGCCGGTAATGAATGTGTGTAGCGGCTCTGGGTTTTGATTATTAATTTTTTGCAAGCACCAGTGTCGAATTTGGGTGAAAATGGCCATCTGTTGTTCGTTTAACGATCGGATTAAGTTTAACCCCTCTTGTCTAgttaatgttttggttttttcaAATGGATTGATGGATGATTGGATACCGTCTGTTGGAATGGCCAATTCAGGAATTTCAGCAAAGTCAGCATGGTCTTCCCCCGCCATCTCCACACCCTCTTCCTTATCTTCCAGCCTTTCAAGTTGTTGTACTGGGCAGAGAGCAGACCATGCATCTTCCAGATTTGCATTGATGCTGACTTCATTACAAAGTGTTTCCAAGTCCTCAGTGTGTTTGTCAAATCTGTTTCGATTTGCATCAACCACAGATTTAACTGAACACACTGAGCCATTGGAAAGAACAATCTGTCCGTGAGTGTAAAACTGCTCAAACGCAGTGAACGGAGGTGGCATGAGGTCGCTCTCCACACGATAGGGGAGAAACAACTGTAAAAGACTCTGATAGAACAGTTCTGGatgttcagtttgagagaagcggGCATACCTAATCACTGCAGGTTGGGTACGAATGCGCTTTGTTATGGCACCCATAGAATTTTGGAGGAGAATTGGGTTCCGGCTGGTTTGACCTTTGCACAACACACGATATTC from Periophthalmus magnuspinnatus isolate fPerMag1 unplaced genomic scaffold, fPerMag1.2.pri scaffold_67_arrow_ctg1, whole genome shotgun sequence encodes:
- the LOC129457426 gene encoding uncharacterized protein LOC129457426; the protein is MFVDKIKYGPQFVCCVCHKRFFQTGVLACKRSHYVNMSQSDLDFCISDKYVHTCDMTCPKPCNMHVYRGNLNICHTCNSKLIRGAIPAECAGNNLELPPVPEELARLNSIETHLISPNIMFCKYMTLPKTKQRGIRGPVVCVQSRVTESCDKLLPRTGSPGLVQVKLKRKMSYKGHYEYQFVNTNNVTEALVCLKQINIHYEDIEFNQDWINDFSREEPEEQQEDNTIETAAEGTDPPPQDPIEAEHLYENQQHGVYNDTCSMPLDLGQETLDQYLDNVVSVAPAEGNNPVSKLHDHTNEAKCFPTIFVTGTNTFHTPRKFPLTLSKYFKLRLLNADTRCANNQEYLFYADNTLILYNVINCVSIATRKGQFDGITRGNAQDSDGNVLRHVVQFNGGFRFLSPIVGSPAYWQQCKREVFSMIRQLGIPTWFCSFSAADLRWKNLIEALLIQEGRTQTVEHLNWAERCNLLRKNPVVATQMFDYRWHWFLKLVLMSPANPIGKIVDYFCRVEFQARGSPHIHALFWVENAPRIDQNTDQEVTTFIDEYVTCELPQNDPKLAEMVKTLQTHSKHHSKSCRKKKTVCRFKFPRPPSRRTFIKRARQTPICPKCHLKKDDAFCVCPPDDPTRMSKERADRIISDVKEAALSVIDPPKDNAELFARLGITQELYEEAFQVSDGHTCIILKRELSDIWTNQGNWFLLFCWEANIDIQYVVDGFACAVYMVTYISKSETEVGWLLANAHKEALEGNQSAKDAMQKMGNLYVQNREVSAQEAAYRVTGMHLKEFSRKVSFIPTGDNIVRLTKPIKQLENSSSEDIWMTNITDRYINRPDDSTFSDMCIAVFVSEYRVLCKGQTSRNPILLQNSMGAITKRIRTQPAVIRYARFSQTEHPELFYQSLLQLFLPYRVESDLMPPPFTAFEQFYTHGQIVLSNGSVCSVKSVVDANRNRFDKHTEDLETLCNEVSINANLEDAWSALCPVQQLERLEDKEEGVEMAGEDHADFAEIPELAIPTDGIQSSINPFEKTKTLTRQEGLNLIRSLNEQQMAIFTQIRHWCLQKINNQNPEPLHTFITGGAGTGKSHLIRAIQYEATRLLAPLCSTPDGVSVLLTAPTGIAAYNLKAATIHSSFSIGMDCRLPYVPLGEEKINTLRVQFQDVHILIIDEVSMVSHNLLLYIHGRLRQIKQTDDSPFGNVSVIAVGDFYQLPPVKGKPLYDTRVGYNLWQELFHIAELTTVVRQQDTTFADLLNRLRTRSRDTPLLPEDEAILQSRVTGQTSTALHIFPTNPQVQYHNLEQVQRICPDYITVTAQDYSYSKKTGKLIEFTDGVVKTKHTSLLDELPVGVNARVMLIKNVDVADGLVNGICGTVTHIDNPPNRRLPLAIYVKFDDDKIGAQKRSRTVTPPGLTGSTRIEPVEDQANKKGEKRRQFPLKLAWACTVHKVQGLTVDAAVVCLEQTFTAGQAYVALSRVRSLEGLIIQKFQPKKIYCNSKVRPALDTMLPFMFTGPSLDIHETQVFNLFFMNVQGLPQHVSDLQSCMQKFHPHCIAVTETWLTERSHHQSNSIAGYHFHSQTRSLAYQSSRHPALVNLRTQEHGGVGIYCQDGYSYDTVSLQNTNLECLAKHFTEHDILIAVIYRPTSYPMTVFKQNLNTLVNWLDSNYNHIAIVGDFNDDILKSSSLCNFMQKKGFVQCVISPTTETGTLIDHMYLKSSQFEVDTFVVPTYFSDHEGIACCFKHKITTAN